In Nitrososphaerota archaeon, one genomic interval encodes:
- a CDS encoding metalloregulator ArsR/SmtB family transcription factor has protein sequence MNQEIDINKFRAKIFKALSDPIRLEIISLLRKKEWCACDLIPYLNIVQPLVSRHLKILKDCGIVVYRKEGNKRIYSITDKRILKVIDTLSPELIESISKHVIKQII, from the coding sequence ATGAATCAAGAGATCGATATAAATAAGTTTCGAGCAAAAATTTTTAAAGCATTATCAGATCCTATTAGACTTGAAATAATTAGTCTTTTACGTAAAAAAGAATGGTGTGCTTGCGACTTAATTCCATATCTTAATATAGTTCAACCTTTAGTTTCTAGGCACTTAAAAATTTTAAAAGATTGTGGAATAGTAGTTTATAGAAAAGAAGGAAATAAAAGGATATACTCGATTACAGATAAAAGGATACTTAAAGTAATCGATACTCTATCACCAGAACTAATTGAAAGCATTTCAAAACATGTGATTAAGCAAATAATTTAG
- a CDS encoding DUF1805 domain-containing protein, which yields MIEIKLLNVKLGTVLGIRIGNPEAPEKPAIIVLIAKKGLLVCGNFDINELDKRGLTAAKVVGLTKIEDALQLKVVSVTSRAKALGINVGMLGKEALERMF from the coding sequence ATGATTGAAATTAAACTTCTTAATGTTAAGTTGGGCACAGTATTAGGAATTCGTATTGGAAATCCAGAAGCACCAGAAAAACCAGCAATTATAGTGCTAATAGCCAAGAAAGGTTTACTTGTTTGCGGCAACTTTGATATTAATGAATTGGATAAACGTGGCTTAACAGCAGCTAAAGTAGTAGGATTAACGAAAATTGAAGATGCTCTGCAATTGAAGGTTGTATCTGTTACATCGCGTGCCAAAGCATTAGGCATTAATGTAGGAATGTTAGGCAAAGAAGCTTTAGAACGAATGTTCTAG
- a CDS encoding spermidine/putrescine ABC transporter substrate-binding protein encodes MSLIIIALGVGIFLSYNILIKKERTLKIYNWSYYIDESVIEEFEEKYGVKVVYDTYEESGEAFAKLKIGGGGYDVVYISDSFLQQAIKEGYVQKLDHSKIPNFKNIDGGLVNNPYDNGLSYSIPYMWGSVGIGVNTKYVKDEIKGWEQLFNEDFLRKYDGKISMLDDFVDTINAAKFYLKIPLNDWSSESVEKIKELLKKQREYLTGYWGASQYIPGLAKGEVYIAQAWSGDILIAKEDEEAIEYVFPEEGTVRFIDFIVIPKESKNIDLAYEWINFLLEPSVAERNSRAVYYTNSLKRELMSEDLLQESALYPSEELMKKLQFEPILTENEIKIIEEITIEVKGA; translated from the coding sequence GTGTCATTGATTATCATTGCTCTCGGTGTTGGCATATTTTTAAGCTATAATATACTCATAAAAAAAGAAAGAACTCTTAAAATCTATAACTGGAGCTATTATATTGATGAGAGTGTAATAGAAGAATTTGAAGAAAAATATGGTGTAAAAGTTGTTTATGATACATATGAAGAATCTGGAGAAGCATTTGCTAAACTTAAGATTGGTGGTGGAGGATACGATGTTGTATACATTTCAGATTCATTCTTGCAACAAGCAATAAAAGAAGGATATGTTCAAAAACTTGACCATAGTAAAATACCCAATTTTAAAAATATTGATGGAGGACTTGTTAATAATCCATACGATAATGGTTTAAGCTATAGTATACCATATATGTGGGGAAGCGTAGGAATAGGTGTAAATACTAAATATGTAAAAGATGAAATTAAAGGTTGGGAACAGTTATTTAATGAAGATTTTTTAAGAAAATATGATGGAAAAATTTCAATGCTTGACGATTTTGTAGATACAATTAATGCTGCAAAATTCTATTTAAAAATTCCATTGAATGATTGGAGTAGCGAGAGTGTTGAAAAAATTAAAGAATTATTAAAGAAACAAAGAGAATATCTTACAGGATATTGGGGAGCAAGTCAATATATTCCGGGACTTGCTAAAGGTGAAGTATATATTGCACAAGCTTGGAGTGGAGATATTCTTATTGCAAAAGAAGATGAAGAAGCTATAGAATATGTTTTTCCTGAAGAAGGGACTGTAAGATTCATAGACTTCATAGTAATACCTAAAGAATCAAAAAATATCGATTTAGCATATGAATGGATAAACTTTTTACTGGAACCAAGTGTGGCTGAAAGAAATAGCAGAGCAGTATATTACACAAATTCTTTAAAAAGAGAATTAATGTCTGAAGATTTATTACAAGAAAGTGCACTATATCCAAGTGAAGAATTAATGAAAAAGCTTCAATTTGAACCAATACTAACTGAGAATGAAATTAAAATAATTGAAGAAATTACAATTGAAGTGAAAGGTGCTTAA
- a CDS encoding ABC transporter ATP-binding protein has translation MGKEDYINIVNLSKNFGNIKALDNINLSINNGELLTILGPSGCGKTTLLKIIAGLEKPDIGDIFIDGNRINDVPPYKRNIGMVFQDLALFPHLNVIENIAFGLRIKKLQENEIQEKVSKILELVKLPIEEYGNRKVTQLSGGQQQRVALARALVLEPKVLLLDEPFSHLDYKIRQELMVELKRIQRSLNITTIYVTHDQTEAMFMSDRVAIMYNGKVFQVGKPSEVYDNPINSFVATFFGEVNIIEGKLNNGFIVVDGWRPIRLRNIKIDNNGSDHVHIILRPEKIKVGNANKNNCIAKGKIEDMIFLGPFVKIDIKINDKQYIKTLIPRNLCKEIMIGNEVSINWSLNDMKIFPGD, from the coding sequence ATGGGAAAAGAAGATTATATTAATATTGTAAATCTAAGTAAAAACTTTGGGAATATCAAGGCACTTGATAACATCAATTTATCGATCAATAATGGAGAACTTCTAACGATTCTTGGACCAAGTGGATGTGGAAAAACAACTTTATTGAAAATAATTGCTGGTCTTGAGAAACCAGATATTGGAGACATCTTTATAGATGGAAATAGAATTAATGATGTACCTCCTTACAAACGAAATATTGGAATGGTTTTTCAAGATTTAGCTCTTTTTCCACATTTAAATGTAATAGAAAATATTGCATTTGGGCTTAGAATTAAGAAACTTCAAGAAAATGAAATTCAAGAAAAAGTTTCTAAAATTCTTGAATTAGTAAAACTTCCAATTGAAGAATATGGAAATAGAAAAGTCACGCAACTTAGTGGAGGGCAACAACAAAGAGTTGCTTTAGCAAGAGCATTAGTATTAGAGCCAAAGGTCCTTCTATTAGATGAGCCATTCAGTCATTTAGATTATAAAATAAGGCAAGAACTTATGGTTGAGCTTAAAAGAATTCAAAGAAGCTTAAATATTACAACTATATACGTAACCCATGATCAAACTGAAGCTATGTTTATGTCTGATAGAGTAGCTATAATGTATAATGGAAAAGTTTTTCAAGTTGGAAAACCAAGCGAAGTTTATGATAATCCAATAAATTCTTTTGTTGCAACATTTTTTGGAGAAGTAAACATAATAGAGGGAAAATTAAACAATGGTTTTATAGTAGTTGATGGATGGAGACCAATTAGACTTAGAAATATTAAAATAGATAACAATGGCTCAGATCACGTACATATTATTTTAAGGCCTGAAAAAATAAAAGTTGGAAATGCTAATAAAAACAATTGCATTGCAAAAGGAAAAATCGAGGATATGATTTTCTTAGGACCGTTTGTAAAAATAGATATTAAAATAAATGATAAGCAATACATTAAAACATTAATTCCTCGCAATTTATGCAAAGAAATTATGATTGGAAATGAAGTTAGCATTAATTGGTCTTTAAATGATATGAAAATATTTCCGGGAGACTAG
- a CDS encoding ABC transporter permease, whose amino-acid sequence MKTRIIWIIYTIALLSFLYIPIFMMVIQSFNDSKYLTEWQGFTLKWYSKLFESNEVWTSFMNSFSIALASALTSTFLGITLAYTYIRSKSKAYDFLDIAMYTPIIIPEIAEAVSLALFFYLSNISFGWYTVFIGHTAFNIAFAYFTLKAQLSLISKNVEDAALILGAKPLRVLFSVLLPIAMPAIFASMIITFTLSFDDFIKSVFTTEPGFPLLPILIWTRAARARATPDLNALATIMITISLCLASLYTYYMYRRS is encoded by the coding sequence ATGAAAACAAGAATAATTTGGATAATTTATACAATTGCTTTACTTTCTTTTTTATATATTCCAATTTTTATGATGGTAATACAATCTTTTAATGATTCAAAATATTTAACAGAATGGCAAGGATTTACACTAAAATGGTATTCAAAATTGTTTGAAAGTAATGAAGTATGGACTTCCTTTATGAATAGTTTCTCAATAGCTTTAGCATCAGCTTTAACTTCAACTTTTTTAGGAATTACATTAGCTTATACTTATATTAGAAGCAAAAGTAAAGCATATGATTTTTTAGATATTGCAATGTATACTCCAATAATCATTCCTGAAATAGCTGAAGCAGTTTCATTAGCTTTATTTTTCTATCTTTCAAATATTAGTTTTGGATGGTATACAGTTTTTATAGGACATACAGCATTTAATATTGCTTTTGCATATTTTACTTTAAAAGCTCAATTATCATTAATAAGTAAAAATGTTGAAGATGCTGCATTAATTTTAGGAGCTAAACCATTGAGAGTCTTATTCTCAGTATTGCTTCCAATTGCAATGCCGGCAATATTTGCTTCAATGATAATAACATTTACTCTATCCTTTGATGATTTTATTAAAAGTGTTTTTACTACTGAGCCTGGCTTTCCATTGCTTCCAATACTTATATGGACAAGAGCTGCACGTGCACGTGCAACTCCAGACTTAAATGCTTTAGCAACAATAATGATAACTATATCTCTATGTTTAGCATCACTGTATACATATTATATGTATAGGCGTTCATAA
- a CDS encoding DNA methyltransferase produces MFEENYIFKIEKNYDLGKYVTFIPNEKLPIYNWFYFKEGFSRDFVIKFMDYFKLKEGDWILDPFLGVGTTLLAAKEKGINGVGIDAAPLAIFVSQVKIADYEINELKEYAKKIFSEKFKKPSLASINPFIRKAFSKYSLEDIIFFREIIRKIENIKIKNFFTLALMKSAMDVSYAFKNGAVIKIFKKPVPPFRKYFKRIVKRMIKDIEKINFKKCEMNIKLGDARKLDFLEDNFFNAIITSPPYLNKIEYTKMYRIEYELFFGHVKVDPIRSYIGLNLKNVKDIFPELNLPDIAKAYFYDMKMVLNEMYRVLKNNCKAAIVVAEGVFPNRIVESDMLLAKIAKDIGFDIEKIIVVNERVATRERTIKIGKARESIVILEK; encoded by the coding sequence ATGTTCGAGGAAAATTATATTTTTAAGATAGAGAAAAATTATGATTTAGGTAAATACGTTACTTTTATTCCTAATGAAAAATTGCCAATATATAATTGGTTTTATTTTAAAGAAGGGTTTTCAAGAGATTTTGTAATAAAATTTATGGATTATTTTAAATTAAAAGAAGGAGATTGGATTTTAGACCCATTTTTAGGAGTTGGAACAACTCTTTTAGCAGCTAAAGAAAAAGGTATAAATGGAGTAGGTATAGATGCAGCTCCTCTTGCAATTTTTGTTTCTCAAGTAAAAATTGCTGATTATGAAATAAATGAATTAAAAGAATATGCTAAAAAAATATTTAGTGAAAAATTTAAAAAACCTAGCTTAGCTTCTATAAATCCATTTATAAGAAAAGCATTTTCAAAATATTCTCTTGAAGATATAATTTTCTTTCGTGAAATAATTAGAAAAATCGAAAATATTAAAATTAAAAATTTCTTTACTCTTGCATTAATGAAATCTGCAATGGATGTTTCTTATGCTTTTAAAAATGGAGCAGTAATAAAAATTTTTAAAAAACCTGTTCCGCCTTTTAGAAAATATTTTAAAAGAATAGTAAAAAGAATGATTAAAGATATTGAGAAAATTAATTTTAAAAAATGTGAAATGAATATTAAACTTGGAGATGCTAGAAAATTAGATTTTTTAGAAGATAATTTTTTTAATGCAATAATTACTTCTCCACCCTATTTGAATAAGATCGAATATACAAAAATGTATAGAATAGAATATGAATTGTTTTTTGGGCATGTAAAAGTTGATCCTATAAGATCATACATAGGTTTAAATCTTAAAAATGTTAAAGATATTTTTCCTGAATTAAATTTACCAGATATTGCAAAGGCATATTTTTATGATATGAAAATGGTTTTAAATGAAATGTATAGAGTTTTAAAAAATAATTGTAAAGCAGCTATAGTAGTTGCAGAAGGAGTATTTCCAAATAGGATTGTTGAATCAGATATGCTTTTAGCTAAAATTGCTAAAGACATAGGTTTTGATATCGAAAAAATAATAGTTGTAAATGAAAGGGTTGCTACGCGTGAAAGAACGATAAAAATTGGTAAAGCAAGGGAAAGCATTGTAATATTAGAAAAATAA
- a CDS encoding ABC transporter permease → MLSSLKILVIISVIFLFVFFYIPLIEMFIYSLKSENPIENYVSILKNPLYIRIIGYSLLISFLTTIISLIISYPIAYYLAFIINEKFKSIILIAFIAPFWVNFLLRTYALYNVLYMIGIINNFIALLIGMVYDYYPYMLLSIYAALSKISKSILDASFLFGASPFQRFTKIILPLSMPGIIAGSIFVSLTTMTEFVVPSMLGGVEGYTVGYLIWDLFLKYRNWFKGSALSIIIISIALIISLFYSRKAKVVLI, encoded by the coding sequence TTGCTTTCTTCATTAAAAATACTTGTTATAATATCTGTTATTTTCTTATTTGTTTTTTTCTATATTCCATTAATTGAAATGTTCATTTATAGTTTAAAAAGCGAAAACCCAATAGAAAATTATGTAAGCATTTTAAAAAACCCTCTCTATATTAGAATAATAGGATATTCTTTATTAATATCCTTTTTAACAACTATAATAAGCTTAATAATTTCTTATCCTATAGCATATTATTTAGCTTTTATTATAAATGAAAAATTTAAATCAATAATTTTAATAGCTTTTATTGCTCCATTTTGGGTTAATTTCCTTCTTAGAACTTATGCATTATATAATGTTCTATATATGATTGGCATTATAAACAATTTTATAGCATTATTAATAGGAATGGTTTATGATTATTATCCATACATGCTATTATCAATATATGCTGCATTATCAAAAATTAGTAAATCTATTCTTGATGCTTCTTTCCTTTTTGGAGCATCTCCATTTCAAAGATTTACTAAAATTATTTTGCCATTAAGCATGCCTGGAATAATTGCAGGTTCAATATTTGTTTCTCTTACAACAATGACCGAATTCGTTGTTCCATCAATGCTTGGAGGAGTTGAAGGATATACTGTAGGATATTTAATATGGGATTTATTCTTAAAATATAGAAATTGGTTTAAAGGATCTGCTTTATCTATTATTATAATTTCTATAGCTTTAATAATTTCATTATTTTATTCTAGAAAAGCTAAAGTGGTTTTAATATGA
- a CDS encoding ferredoxin family protein yields MTFFGIPREEIKWYPKIDYNKCINCKTCLRFCPNGVYAEEGEKKVIVIQPYNCVVGCSACALNCPAEAIIFPSRKELNEMLRSLYKKYGYI; encoded by the coding sequence ATGACATTTTTTGGAATACCTAGAGAAGAAATAAAATGGTATCCTAAAATAGATTATAATAAATGCATTAATTGTAAAACTTGCTTAAGGTTTTGTCCAAATGGTGTTTATGCAGAAGAAGGGGAGAAAAAAGTTATTGTTATTCAACCATATAATTGTGTTGTTGGATGTAGTGCATGTGCTCTTAATTGTCCAGCTGAAGCAATAATATTTCCGTCGAGAAAAGAATTAAATGAGATGCTTAGGTCATTATATAAAAAGTATGGTTATATATGA
- a CDS encoding THUMP domain-containing protein — protein MKFNIIATTDRGLEIQACNELKSLLKDLGDSNAIVNATNILGLIIAETSLDPFKIIEDLKKIYIENPDKIFYLKRVIPIQVLTETNIEKIVKATLPLINSIKENETFRITVEKRRTNISSMDIIKAVAALVNRKVNLENPDKIILIEIIGKYAGISIIKNDQIFNVHKL, from the coding sequence ATGAAATTTAATATAATAGCTACAACTGATAGAGGATTAGAAATTCAAGCATGTAATGAACTTAAATCTTTATTAAAAGATTTAGGAGATAGCAATGCTATTGTTAATGCTACAAATATTTTAGGATTAATAATTGCAGAAACTTCTTTAGATCCATTTAAAATAATTGAAGACCTTAAGAAAATATACATTGAAAATCCTGATAAAATTTTTTATTTAAAAAGAGTTATTCCAATACAAGTTTTGACTGAAACAAATATTGAAAAAATAGTAAAAGCAACTTTACCTTTAATAAATTCTATAAAAGAAAATGAAACATTTAGAATTACTGTTGAGAAAAGGAGAACAAATATTTCAAGCATGGATATAATTAAAGCTGTTGCAGCTTTAGTAAATAGAAAAGTTAATTTAGAAAATCCTGATAAAATAATTCTTATTGAAATTATTGGTAAATACGCTGGAATTTCGATAATTAAAAATGATCAAATATTCAATGTGCATAAATTATAA
- a CDS encoding phosphoribosyltransferase codes for MLFKDRIQAGQELAKKLLKYKDKDVIILAIPRGGVVVAYEIAKELNAPLDLIIPRKIGAPYQPELAIGAVTQDGTIILNEDIVSYLPIPENYIKAEAERQKKEIERRLIKYRGSAIEPNVENKIVIIVDDGIATGATMIAAIVSIRKKKSLKIIVAIPIAPLESLEKIKKYADEIVCLQTPEPFFAIGQFYERFEQIEDEEVINILNKSKELSKK; via the coding sequence ATGTTATTTAAAGATAGAATTCAAGCAGGACAAGAACTTGCTAAAAAATTGTTAAAATATAAAGATAAAGATGTAATAATACTAGCTATTCCAAGAGGAGGAGTTGTAGTTGCTTATGAAATAGCAAAAGAATTAAATGCTCCATTAGATTTAATAATACCACGTAAAATAGGTGCACCTTATCAACCTGAACTTGCTATAGGGGCTGTTACACAAGATGGAACAATTATTTTAAATGAAGATATAGTAAGCTATTTACCTATTCCTGAAAATTATATAAAAGCTGAAGCTGAAAGACAGAAAAAAGAAATTGAAAGGAGGCTTATAAAATATAGAGGAAGTGCTATTGAACCAAATGTAGAAAATAAAATTGTTATTATAGTTGATGATGGCATAGCTACTGGGGCAACAATGATTGCTGCAATAGTTTCTATTCGAAAAAAGAAATCTTTAAAAATTATTGTTGCTATTCCTATAGCTCCGCTTGAAAGCTTAGAAAAAATTAAAAAATATGCTGATGAAATTGTTTGTTTGCAAACTCCTGAACCATTTTTTGCTATAGGGCAATTTTATGAAAGATTTGAGCAAATAGAAGATGAAGAAGTAATTAATATATTAAATAAAAGTAAAGAATTAAGTAAGAAATAA
- a CDS encoding helix-turn-helix domain-containing protein codes for MKTPCEEVIKEVIPTIRALIAKELCLKYGFTQIEAAKKLGITQAAISQYISLKRGGKKLKKLKALPEVKSLIKETSKNIVEGKASKKELSSKICTICKAMRKEFIK; via the coding sequence ATGAAAACACCATGCGAAGAAGTAATTAAGGAAGTAATTCCAACTATAAGAGCGTTGATAGCTAAAGAGTTATGTCTTAAATATGGTTTTACACAAATCGAAGCTGCTAAAAAATTGGGTATTACACAAGCAGCTATAAGTCAATATATTTCTTTAAAAAGAGGTGGAAAAAAATTAAAGAAGTTAAAAGCATTACCAGAAGTTAAATCATTAATAAAAGAAACATCAAAAAATATTGTTGAAGGAAAAGCTTCAAAGAAAGAATTAAGTAGTAAAATATGCACGATTTGTAAAGCTATGAGAAAAGAATTTATTAAATAA
- a CDS encoding putative zinc-binding protein, translating to MSENKPRMLPICHKEAENLNIILACGGAANVGLIGYLAAVELTKSGEARMCCVTPVGAKTPYYVDIMKRAKKLIIINGCQNQCAKKVVEQAGINKIDYNLVVADTIKKIPTFDINNEDVKLIVDKIRKEALHKEV from the coding sequence GTGAGTGAGAATAAACCTAGAATGCTACCTATTTGTCATAAAGAAGCTGAAAATCTTAATATAATCTTAGCATGTGGAGGAGCAGCAAATGTTGGATTAATTGGATATTTAGCCGCTGTTGAATTAACGAAAAGTGGAGAAGCAAGAATGTGTTGTGTTACACCTGTAGGCGCTAAAACGCCTTATTATGTGGATATTATGAAAAGAGCTAAAAAATTAATAATTATAAATGGATGTCAAAATCAATGTGCTAAAAAAGTAGTGGAGCAAGCTGGAATTAATAAGATAGACTATAATTTAGTTGTAGCAGATACTATAAAGAAAATTCCTACATTCGATATCAATAATGAAGATGTTAAGCTTATCGTAGATAAAATAAGAAAAGAAGCATTACATAAAGAGGTGTAA
- a CDS encoding carboxymuconolactone decarboxylase family protein, translated as MTNIKINSEHDIVNDFLETMKKKAGQVTEPMKILAELAPDIIVEHARSQKFAMKEGKIPSKYKLLIALACSVAIGNESCVDTYAKIAKRSGISKDEVLEAILIARFELASSTFSRSLPALKEFKEQ; from the coding sequence ATGACAAATATAAAAATTAATAGTGAACATGATATTGTAAACGATTTCTTGGAAACAATGAAGAAAAAGGCGGGGCAAGTCACAGAGCCTATGAAAATTCTCGCAGAATTAGCTCCAGACATTATTGTTGAGCATGCAAGAAGCCAAAAATTTGCAATGAAAGAAGGGAAAATTCCGTCTAAGTATAAACTATTGATAGCATTAGCTTGTAGTGTAGCTATTGGAAACGAATCATGCGTTGATACTTATGCAAAAATAGCCAAAAGGAGCGGAATAAGTAAAGATGAGGTACTTGAAGCTATATTAATTGCAAGGTTTGAATTGGCTTCGAGCACCTTTTCTCGCTCATTGCCTGCGTTAAAAGAGTTTAAAGAACAGTAA
- a CDS encoding site-2 protease family protein, with amino-acid sequence MVEEEMDILIITLIILSIFYLLLYLILWKKKFLKSNKNISLYGPALLFRTKSGRNFIEYIAKHRKFWLSYGNTAIALSFISTLIVTFMIIRSTIISFSIPPEAAIKPEMMIGLPGINPLIPFWYGIISVPIAIIIHELCHGIESRVNDININSLGIVYFILPLGAFVEPNEEELKNTSRIKRARIFAAGPIANICLAIIFLLLFSYGLMFFVSPASEGVGIEYVMDGSPASLVGLKPGMIITMINDEKIININYFQNFLSKRNAYEKIFVYTSNGEIFEIILENKYFFTKNIEDFGKGFLGVGVRDTESFLNILKKPLSNIPNSLMIFISLPLLRMSPIEFPITEFYNTPLPSNLFWILANIIYWLFWINLMFGLSNVLPAIPLDGGYIFKDSLDFLITKFFKNITIEKREYYVKMISYIVSITFLILILMQLIIPRLSAFF; translated from the coding sequence ATGGTTGAAGAAGAAATGGATATTCTAATAATAACTCTTATAATATTATCTATTTTTTATCTTTTGCTTTATTTAATTTTATGGAAAAAAAAGTTTCTTAAAAGTAATAAAAACATATCTCTTTATGGTCCAGCTTTATTGTTTCGCACAAAAAGTGGAAGAAATTTTATAGAATATATTGCTAAACATAGAAAATTCTGGTTATCGTATGGAAATACTGCTATAGCATTATCTTTTATATCAACTTTAATAGTTACTTTTATGATCATTAGGTCTACAATAATTTCCTTTAGTATTCCTCCAGAAGCTGCTATTAAACCTGAAATGATGATAGGCTTGCCTGGAATTAATCCTCTTATACCATTTTGGTATGGAATTATAAGCGTTCCAATTGCAATAATTATTCATGAATTATGCCATGGAATAGAATCTAGAGTAAACGATATTAATATTAATTCTCTTGGAATAGTTTATTTCATTCTTCCTTTAGGTGCTTTTGTCGAACCTAATGAGGAAGAATTAAAGAATACTTCAAGAATTAAAAGAGCTAGAATATTTGCAGCCGGGCCTATAGCGAATATTTGTTTAGCTATTATTTTTCTGTTATTATTTTCTTATGGATTAATGTTTTTTGTAAGTCCTGCTTCAGAAGGTGTTGGAATAGAATATGTTATGGATGGTTCTCCTGCTTCTTTAGTTGGTTTAAAACCTGGAATGATTATTACGATGATTAATGATGAAAAAATTATTAATATAAATTATTTTCAAAATTTTTTATCAAAAAGAAATGCTTATGAAAAAATATTTGTATACACATCAAATGGAGAAATTTTTGAAATAATTTTAGAAAATAAATATTTTTTTACTAAAAATATTGAAGATTTTGGAAAAGGATTTTTAGGCGTAGGAGTAAGAGATACTGAATCTTTTTTAAATATTTTAAAGAAACCATTGTCAAATATTCCTAATTCATTAATGATTTTTATTAGTCTTCCTTTATTAAGAATGTCACCAATAGAATTTCCAATTACAGAATTTTATAATACTCCACTTCCAAGCAATTTATTTTGGATTTTAGCTAATATAATTTATTGGCTTTTTTGGATAAATTTAATGTTTGGATTATCGAATGTATTGCCAGCAATACCTTTAGATGGAGGATACATATTTAAAGATAGTTTAGATTTTCTAATAACTAAATTCTTTAAGAATATCACTATTGAAAAAAGAGAATATTATGTTAAAATGATTTCTTATATTGTTTCTATAACATTTTTAATTCTTATTTTAATGCAATTAATTATTCCTAGACTTTCAGCTTTTTTCTAA